The Coregonus clupeaformis isolate EN_2021a chromosome 8, ASM2061545v1, whole genome shotgun sequence genome has a segment encoding these proteins:
- the LOC121572077 gene encoding nuclear pore complex protein Nup153 isoform X1, protein MAATGGGKIRSRRYHIASKPYAKSKQQQQPGLISRVTDTVKSIVPSWLQKYFRNGEAAEGGGAIVVAEQNSQALPPNGSEEVAPLPDGRDSPEPGTSNTEPSTSRASLNFQDVLSRPPLNRSHLHFPSLEASPALGGPSSLFSQPSTSSAPFSGGPFAGASSSFSLVKEIKDNCSQHEDDNISTTSGFSSRASEKDVPNSKTASLPQLWSPEMDRTHSGPQQSQSSLKKPAFNLSVFGTSSTVSVSQSSQSSTSTMNSSVLNSSQLGDSPFYPGKTTYGGAAAVRTARSRTATPYQAPLRRQIKAKPAAAQPCGVTSATARRILQSLERMSSPLADAKRIPSTVSSPLSTSLDGSTLDLSHFQAKKKRLDSPLPPVQKLVIPAAASVSGNRSMSFRPSLTPGGLARTPRDTPTRQSPLIPEAVAGPSQSTSSSLSTYPLSSTPAASSTGSGGGKMKRERTSTRPSSKRPEDQIAELSDLPAISLPISSTFSLPSFSFFPPPTATVTPPSATVAPIAALSTAPVLEEPVPNKVPPTTAPSTPPSTPFTFSSPIVMATAASPPSFSPSSGFTFSAPVVKTGLTLSNGKMATPVVAAVKHAASESMEEFEGPLKPAKVLRQGSVLDLLNGPGFAVPVTRTSPVPKAPQETPALSSTTAPSLGDLFKAPTGSWHCDVCMVQNKPTDTKCVACVTPRPNSSSSFAKTDSKPFTTLSGLEGSTTTTPAASFGALFTKPAGSWDCDTCLVQNKPDAVKCVACETAKPGVGVKATLTLPAFSEAKTLPAAAPLLGFGDKFKKPEGAWECDVCMVQNKVQDIKCVSCMSAKPGATAAPTSLTPAAVSTTPLLGFGAQFKKPEGAWECDVCCVQNKGADQACVACQTPKPGAKVEPKAFGSSSFGIQSSSDSGGFKFGLGASSDSGSGGFKFGGTLSNSSSSGGFKFGAAAPSDTSSSAGFKFGGLSEGFKFAAFDASTPAADEGKKDEAPSIGAGFKFGVSGGLSFGTAAAASTESEPPYGGFSFDLEATSYSSSSTFSLPVSTENDSGASTETMTTTTTAAAPVFGKLAEAEPPALATPLGGSIFRESLEKDKAPSFTFGKPEKEVASMGSGFLFSAANKEVEASAPSMGFSFSKPDPPKDQPKAPAFAFGKPEDQSETPAADAPKPSFSFGQSTADAAAPKPAFEFMASTTTTTTSSSTTPVPSLFGTPSSSTPAPAPIPAPSTFLFGQSASSEATPAKSFLFGQSQDSLPAPAVSLNPGPAQPFLFGSGPNAAAPSFTFGAAAPSTASSAAPSAASAPFVFSPASSTGFGSGQAPTFGQGTSQPSAPAFGSPSPFSATASQPPAFGAKPNSVPVFGQQANSTPAFGSSTPATPGGGYQFGGASAFGTSSNSTGVFAFGGAPGGSPAPSAAPSIAPQPSAPGSGFNFAAPPTFNIGSKSTIFTAAAAGQHSIPGRKIKTAVRRKK, encoded by the exons cagcagcagccaggCCTGATTAGTCGAGTTACAGACACAGTCAAGAGCATCGTCCCTTCCTGGCTGCAAAAATACTTCAGGAACGGGGAGGCTGCAGAGGGGGGAGGGGCCATAGTGGTGGCGGAGCAGAACAGCCAGGCCCTGCCCCCTAACGGCAGCGAGGAGGTAGCCCCCCTTCCTGATGGACGGGACTCTCCGGAACCCGGTACCAGCAATACAG AGCCTTCGACAAGCAGAGCATCCCTGAACTTCCAGGATGTTCTGTCGAGGCCCCCCCTCAACCGCTCCCACCTCCACTTCCCCTCCTTGGAAGCCTCCCCGGCCCTGGGAGGCCCCAGCTCTCTCTTCTCCcagccctccacctcctctgcccCTTTCTCCGGGGGCCCCTTCGCTGGGGCCTCGTCCAGCTTCTCCCTTGTCAAAGAGATAAAGGACAACTGCTCTCAGCACGAGGACGACAACATCTCTACCACCAGCGGCTTCTCTTCACGCGCATCAGAaaaag ATGTACCGAACTCTAAGACAGCATCGCTACCCCAGCTCTGGTCCCCGGAGATGGACCGGACCCACTCTGGGCCCCAGCAGTCCCAGTCCAGTCTCAAGAAGCCTGCGTTCAACCTGTCTGTCTTTGGGACTTCCTCCACTGTGAGTGTCAGTCAGTCAAGTCAGTCCTCCACT TCTACGATGAACAGTTCAGTGCTGAATTCCAGTCAGTTGGGGGATTCCCCCTTCTACCCAGGGAAGACTACCTACGGGGGAGCGGCTGCTGTTAGAACAGCCCGCTCACGCACAGCCACACCTTACCAG GCTCCATTGCGGAGACAGATCAAGGCCAAGCCTGCTGCGGCTCAGCCCTGTGGGGTGACCAGCGCTACCGCCCGACGCATCCTACAGTCCCTGGAGCGCATGTCCAGCCCCCTCGCC GATGCCAAGAGAATCCCCTCTACAGTTTCCTCTCCCTTGTCAACA TCACTGGATGGCAGCACTCTAGACCTTTCACATTTTCAGGCCAAAAAGAAACGG CTGGACTCTCCCCTCCCCCCAGTCCAGAAGCTTGTGATCCCGGCAGCAGCGTCGGTGTCGGGGAACCGCTCAATGTCCTTCAGACCCTCTCTGACCCCAGGGGGCTTGGCTCGGACCCCCAGAGACACG ccCACAAGACAATCCCCTCTGATTCCTGAAGCAGTGGCAGGTCCTTCTCAAAGCACAAGCAGCAGTCTATCCACCTACCCTCTGTCCAGCACTCCTGCAGCCAGCAGCACAGGGTCAGGAGGAGGGAAGATGAAGAGGGAGAGGACCAGCACAAGACCCTCTTCCAAACGTCCTGAAGACCAG ATCGCTGAGCTATCGGACCTGCCagccatctctctccccatcagcTCCACCTTCAGTCTGCCCAGCTTCAGCTTCTTCCCGCCCCCCACCGCCACAGTCACGCCCCCATCCGCCACAGTCGCGCCCATTGCcgctctctctaccgcacctgtcCTGGAGGAGCCCGTCCCTAACAAG GTGCCACCGACTacagccccctctacccctccctccacaCCTTTCACCTTCTCCTCCCCTATCGTCATGGCAACTGCTGCTAGCCCACCGTCCTTCTCCCCGTCT TCTGGATTTACCTTCAGTGCACCTGTAGTGAAAACAGGTCTGACACTATCCAACGGGAAGATGGCCACCCCAGTAGTGGCAGCAG TGAAGCACGCTGCCAGTGAGAGCATGGAGGAGTTTGAAGGGCCGTTAAAACCAGCCAAGGTGTTGAGACAGGGCAGTGTTCTGGACCTCCTCAATGGACCTG GATTTGCCGTTCCTGTTACTCGGACCTCCCCTGTCCCCAAAGCCCCCCAGGAGACCCCAGCCCTGTCCTCCACCACCGCCCCCTCCCTTGGGGACTTGTTCAAAGCGCCTACAGGCTCTTGGCACTGTGATGTCTGTATGGTGCAGAACAAACCCACTGACACAAAGTGTGTGGCCTGTGTGACCCCACGACCAAACTCTAGCTCCTCTTTTGCAAAAACCGACAGTAAACCCTTCACAACATTGTCCGGCCTGGAGGGTTCCACCACCACTACTCCCGCTGCAAGTTTTGGGGCCCTGTTCACAAAGCCTGCAGGAAGCTGGGACTGTGACACTTGTCTGGTTCAGAACAAGCCTGATGCTGTCAAATGTGTGGCCTGTGAGACAGCCAAGCCTGGGGTTGGAGTTAAGGCCACACTGACTCTGCCTGCCTTCTCGGAGGCTAAGACTCTGCCCGCTGCTGCCCCACTCCTGGGCTTCGGGGACAAGTTTAAGAAGCCAGAGGGAGCGTGGGAGTGTGACGTGTGCATGGTGCAGAACAAGGTGCAGGACATCAAGTGTGTTTCCTGTATGAGCGCTAAGCCAG GAGCGACCGCAGCGCCTACATCTCTAACCCCCGCCGCTGTCAGCACCACTCCTCTACTAGGCTTTGGGGCCCAGTTCAAGAAGCCAGAGGGAGCGTGGGAGTGTGACGTGTGCTGTGTTCAGAACAAGGGAGCAGACCAGGCATGTGTGGCCTGTCAGACCCCCAAGCCTGGGGCTAAAGTAGAGCCCAAAG CGTTTGGTTCCTCATCGTTTGGTATCCAGTCCTCGTCTGACTCGGGGGGATTCAAGTTTGGCTTGGGGGCGTCATCGGACTCTGGTTCTGGAGGCTTCAAATTCGGCGGCACCCTCTCTAACTCCTCCTCTTCAGGGGGCTTCAAATTCGGTGCAGCTGCCCCATCAGACACCAGCAGCTCTGCAGGCTTCAAGTTCGGAGGCCTCTCTGAGGGATTCAAATTTGCAGCTTTTGATGCTTCCACCCCTGCAGCGGACGAGGGGAAGAAGGATGAAGCCCCGAGTATAGGTGCCGGGTTCAAATTTGGCGTTAGCGGTGGGCTGTCGTTCGGCACTGCAGCAGCTGCTAGCACGGAGAGCGAACCTCCTTACGGAGGGTTCTCCTTTGATCTGGAGGCAACATCCTATTCCTCCTCTTCTACTTTCAGCCTCCCTGTTTCTACAGAGAATGACAGTGGAGCTTCTACAGAAACCATGACTACCACCACCACAGCAGCAGCTCCTGTGTTTGGGAAGCTGGCTGAAGCTGAGCCTCCTGCCCTGGCCACACCACTAGGGGGCAGCATATTCAGGGAATCGCTAGAGAAAGACAAGGCCCCTTCTTTCACCTTTGGGAAGCCTGAGAAGGAGGTTGCCTCTATGGGTTCTGGGTTCCTGTTCAGTGCTGCTAATAAAGAGGTGGAGGCATCGGCTCCATCTATGGGCTTTTCCTTCAGTAAGCCAGACCCACCTAAGGACCAGCCCAAAGCACCTGCCTTCGCCTTTGGGAAGCCGGAAGACCAGAGTGAGACCCCAGCAGCAGACGCCCCTAAGCCCTCATTCAGCTTTGGGCAAAGCACAGCAG ATGCTGCAGCCCCAAAGCCAGCATTTGAGTTTATGgccagcaccaccaccaccaccacctcttcctccaccacccCTGTCCCCAGTCTGTTTGGGACCCCCAGCAGCTCTACCCCTGCCCCAGCGCCTATCCCGGCCCCCAGTACCTTCCTCTTCGGGCAGAGTGCCTCCAGTGAGGCCACCCCAGCCAAGTCCTTCTTGTTTGGGCAGAGCCAGGATAGCCTGCCTGCCCCTGCAGTCTCTCTGAACCCTGGCCCGGCTCAGCCCTTCCTATTTGGGTCTGGACCTAATGCTGCTGCTCCCTCCTTCACTTTTGGAGCAGCAGCGCCCTCCACTGCCTCATCTGCAG CTCCATCAGCAGCCTCCGCTCCGTTTGTATTCAGCCCTGCCTCCTCCACTGGGTTTGGGTCTGGACAAGCTCCTACCTTTGGTCAGGGCACCTCCCAGCCCAGTGCCCCAGCGTTTGGTTCCCCGTCCCCCTTCTCTGCCACGGCCTCCCAGCCCCCTGCCTTCGGGGCCAAGCCCAACTCTGTCCCCGTGTTCGGCCAGCAAGCCAACTCCACTCCTGCTTTTGGCTCATCCACCCCCGCCACACCAG GTGGAGGTTACCAGTTTGGAGGAGCCAGTGCGTTCGGCACCTCCAGTAACAGCACAGGGGTGTTTGCTTTCGGAGGGGCACCAGGAGGGTCCCCCGCCCCTTCTGCCGCACCCTCCATCGCACCCCAACCCAGTGCACCTGGAAGTGGTTTCAACTTCGCAGCGCCCCCTACCTTTAATATTGG ATCGAAGAGCACCATCTTCACTGCAGCTGCCGCAGGACAGCACTCAATCCCCGGTCGCAAGATCAAAACAGCC